From a region of the Actinomadura luzonensis genome:
- a CDS encoding glucose-1-phosphate cytidylyltransferase: MKVVLFCGGRGTRMRSDLPGGELPKPMQLVGPRPLVWHVMRYYAHFGHTEFILCLGYGAQHIKDFFLTYQETVSNDFVLRDGNVELLSTDISDWRVSLIDTGLDSSIGERLRRVRPYLGEDEVFLANYADVLTDAPLPDIIARFTASGAGASMMVVPPTNTFHVVDVGESGLVGAITPVAELPLWVNGGFFVLRQEVFEHIPENGDLVADGCAELAKRGRLMAYPHRGYWRPSDTVNQRLELDQAWARGERPWALWES; this comes from the coding sequence ATGAAGGTCGTGCTGTTCTGCGGCGGGCGCGGCACCCGCATGCGCAGCGACCTGCCGGGCGGCGAGCTGCCCAAGCCGATGCAGCTCGTCGGCCCGCGCCCGCTGGTCTGGCACGTCATGCGGTACTACGCGCACTTCGGCCACACGGAGTTCATCCTGTGCCTCGGCTACGGGGCACAGCACATCAAGGACTTCTTCCTGACATATCAGGAAACGGTGTCGAACGACTTCGTGCTCCGGGACGGGAACGTCGAGCTGCTGTCGACCGACATCTCCGACTGGCGGGTGTCGCTCATCGACACCGGGCTCGACTCCTCCATCGGCGAGCGGCTGCGCCGGGTGCGGCCGTACCTGGGGGAGGACGAGGTGTTCCTCGCCAACTACGCCGACGTGCTCACCGACGCCCCGCTGCCCGACATCATCGCCCGCTTCACCGCCTCGGGGGCCGGCGCGTCGATGATGGTCGTGCCGCCCACCAACACCTTCCACGTCGTGGACGTCGGCGAGAGCGGCCTGGTCGGCGCCATCACGCCGGTCGCCGAGCTGCCGCTCTGGGTCAACGGCGGCTTCTTCGTGCTGCGCCAGGAGGTCTTCGAGCACATCCCGGAGAACGGCGACCTGGTCGCGGACGGCTGCGCCGAGCTGGCCAAGCGGGGGCGGCTGATGGCCTACCCGCACCGGGGCTACTGGCGGCCGAGCGACACCGTCAACCAGCGCCTGGAGCTGGACCAAGCCTGGGCGAGAGGAGAGCGCCCGTGGGCGCTGTGGGAGAGCTGA
- a CDS encoding sugar transferase, which produces MRVGTGESAVVLLKAVPRRASSIWTRAYLRLLLYGDTTCALAACVCVVGTRLLSGAFVPWVEYLLGFALVVGWPGALAMGGAYRQRANGEGTEEFKAVFNSGVALMATVAILAYATQTAIARSFVMAMLPLALVATLGFRFRMRKRLHRRRAVGDYMRQVIAVGHRESILDLVVQFRRQPYHGMRVVGACLPPQHDLDADLDGVPVLGSFGDVARVVERERADAVAVLACPELDGAALRRLAWSLETARTDLFVAPALLDVAGPRISIRPVAGMPLLHVEHPEFDGTKQLAKAVFDRLVAALALLLLAPPLLGIALLIRLTSDGPAFFRQTRVGKGGAEFSLVKFRTMVADAERLKGTLLESNEFDGVLFKIRNDPRITRVGAFLRKYSLDELPQLLNVLRGEMSLVGPRPPLPQEVAEYGADVRRRLVVKPGMTGLWQVSGRSDLTWEESVRLDLRYVENWSLILDLQILWKTWSVVTRGEGAY; this is translated from the coding sequence ATGAGGGTGGGGACCGGGGAGTCCGCTGTCGTGCTCCTCAAGGCCGTGCCACGCCGTGCGTCCAGCATCTGGACACGGGCGTACCTACGGCTTCTGCTGTACGGAGACACGACGTGCGCGCTGGCCGCCTGCGTGTGCGTGGTAGGGACACGGCTGCTGAGCGGCGCGTTCGTCCCGTGGGTGGAGTACCTGCTGGGGTTCGCGCTGGTCGTCGGCTGGCCGGGCGCGCTCGCGATGGGCGGCGCGTACCGCCAGCGGGCCAACGGGGAGGGCACCGAGGAGTTCAAGGCGGTCTTCAACAGCGGCGTCGCGCTGATGGCGACGGTCGCCATCCTGGCCTACGCCACGCAGACCGCGATCGCCCGCAGCTTCGTCATGGCGATGCTGCCGCTGGCGCTGGTCGCCACGCTCGGGTTCCGCTTCCGGATGCGCAAGCGGCTGCACCGCAGGCGGGCGGTCGGCGACTACATGCGCCAGGTCATCGCGGTCGGGCACCGCGAGTCGATCCTGGACCTGGTCGTGCAGTTCAGGCGGCAGCCCTACCACGGGATGCGGGTCGTGGGCGCCTGCCTGCCGCCGCAGCACGACCTGGACGCGGACCTCGACGGCGTGCCGGTGCTCGGCTCGTTCGGCGACGTGGCCCGGGTGGTCGAGCGGGAGCGGGCCGACGCCGTCGCCGTGCTGGCCTGCCCGGAGCTGGACGGCGCGGCGCTGCGCCGGCTGGCGTGGAGCCTGGAGACCGCCCGCACCGACCTGTTCGTCGCCCCGGCGCTGCTCGACGTGGCCGGGCCGCGCATCAGCATCAGGCCGGTCGCCGGGATGCCGCTGTTGCACGTGGAACATCCCGAGTTCGACGGCACCAAGCAGCTCGCCAAGGCCGTCTTCGACCGGCTGGTGGCCGCGCTCGCGCTGCTGCTGCTGGCGCCGCCGCTGCTCGGCATCGCGCTGCTGATCCGCCTCACCAGCGACGGGCCGGCGTTCTTCCGGCAGACGCGGGTGGGGAAGGGCGGGGCCGAGTTCAGTCTGGTGAAATTTCGTACGATGGTCGCCGATGCCGAGCGGCTCAAGGGCACCCTCCTCGAATCCAACGAGTTCGACGGAGTGCTCTTCAAGATTAGGAACGATCCAAGGATCACCCGCGTAGGCGCCTTCCTGCGCAAATACTCGCTCGACGAGCTGCCCCAGCTCCTCAACGTGCTGCGCGGCGAGATGTCGCTCGTCGGCCCGCGTCCGCCGCTGCCGCAGGAGGTCGCCGAGTACGGCGCCGACGTGCGCCGCCGCCTCGTCGTCAAGCCGGGCATGACCGGCCTCTGGCAGGTCAGCGGGCGCTCGGACCTGACGTGGGAGGAGTCGGTCCGGCTCGACCTGCGCTACGTCGAGAACTGGTCGCTCATCCTCGACCTGCAGATCCTCTGGAAGACCTGGTCCGTCGTCACCCGTGGAGAAGGGGCGTACTAG
- the rfbD gene encoding dTDP-4-dehydrorhamnose reductase yields MRWLVTGAGGMLAADVLARITRTGEPVLALGRAELDVRDRRAVRDFFAAYRPGAVINCAGWTAVDDAETHEAEALAVNGDAVRWLAEACERTGARLVQVSTDYVFDGTAAGPYAEDAPTGPLNAYGRTKLAGERAALEHGQYVMRTAWLYGAHGVNFVRTMIRLAEERPCLDVVDDQRGQPTWAADLADRLVRLAGADLPPGVYHGTSAGETTWCGFAKEIFALLGADPARVRPVPSSAFPRPARRPANSVLACGRGEPIRHWREALHAAWPALMGSRQCSVA; encoded by the coding sequence ATGAGGTGGTTGGTCACGGGGGCGGGCGGCATGCTGGCCGCCGACGTCCTCGCCCGGATCACGCGGACCGGCGAGCCCGTGCTCGCGCTCGGCCGCGCCGAGCTGGACGTGCGCGACCGGCGGGCGGTGCGCGACTTCTTCGCCGCCTACCGGCCCGGCGCCGTGATCAACTGCGCGGGCTGGACCGCCGTGGACGACGCCGAGACCCACGAGGCCGAGGCGCTGGCGGTCAACGGCGATGCGGTGCGCTGGCTCGCCGAGGCGTGCGAGCGCACCGGCGCCCGGCTGGTGCAGGTCTCCACCGACTACGTCTTCGACGGCACGGCCGCCGGCCCGTACGCGGAGGACGCCCCCACCGGCCCGCTGAACGCCTACGGCCGCACCAAGCTGGCCGGCGAGCGCGCCGCCCTGGAGCACGGGCAGTACGTGATGCGCACCGCCTGGCTCTACGGCGCGCACGGCGTCAACTTCGTCCGCACGATGATCCGCCTGGCGGAGGAGCGGCCCTGCCTGGACGTCGTGGACGACCAGCGCGGCCAGCCGACGTGGGCCGCCGACCTGGCCGACCGCCTGGTCCGGCTGGCCGGCGCGGACCTGCCGCCCGGCGTCTACCACGGCACCAGCGCGGGCGAGACGACCTGGTGCGGCTTCGCCAAGGAGATCTTCGCGCTGCTGGGCGCGGACCCCGCCCGGGTGCGGCCGGTGCCGTCCAGCGCCTTCCCCCGGCCCGCCCGCCGCCCCGCCAACAGCGTGCTGGCCTGCGGCAGGGGCGAGCCGATCCGGCACTGGCGCGAGGCGCTGCACGCGGCCTGGCCGGCCCTGATGGGGAGCCGTCAGTGCAGCGTGGCGTAG
- a CDS encoding PIG-L deacetylase family protein, with protein sequence MGAVGELTGLRPARLEAVVALGAHCDDLAIGAGGTLLTLCAGRPGLRVDALVLSGGGTEREDEERAALAAFCPGADLAVTVLKLPDGRLPVHWDEAKDALEDLRARTAPDLILAPWPGDAHQDHRGLATLVPTVWRGCPALGYEIVKWDGDLGRPSVYQPLAPGVAETKVRLLQEHYPSQRHRPWYDREAFLGLARIRGIECGAAYAEAFHTSKLIIDLASGG encoded by the coding sequence GTGGGCGCTGTGGGAGAGCTGACCGGCCTCCGCCCGGCCCGTCTGGAGGCGGTGGTGGCGCTCGGCGCGCACTGCGACGACCTCGCGATCGGCGCGGGCGGCACGCTGCTCACGCTCTGCGCCGGCCGGCCGGGGCTGCGGGTGGACGCGCTGGTGCTGTCCGGTGGCGGCACCGAGCGGGAGGACGAGGAGCGGGCGGCGCTGGCCGCGTTCTGCCCGGGCGCGGACCTCGCCGTCACCGTGCTCAAGCTGCCCGACGGCCGGCTGCCCGTCCACTGGGACGAGGCCAAGGACGCCCTGGAGGACCTGCGCGCCCGCACCGCGCCGGACCTGATCCTCGCCCCCTGGCCGGGCGACGCCCACCAGGACCACCGCGGCCTGGCCACGCTGGTCCCGACCGTGTGGCGGGGCTGCCCGGCGCTCGGCTACGAGATCGTCAAATGGGACGGCGACCTCGGCCGCCCCTCCGTCTACCAGCCGCTCGCCCCCGGCGTCGCCGAGACGAAGGTGCGGCTGCTGCAGGAGCACTACCCCTCACAGCGGCACCGCCCCTGGTACGACCGGGAGGCGTTCCTCGGCCTGGCCCGCATCCGCGGCATCGAGTGCGGCGCGGCGTACGCCGAGGCGTTCCACACGAGCAAGCTCATCATCGATCTGGCCTCCGGAGGCTGA
- the rfbB gene encoding dTDP-glucose 4,6-dehydratase → MTRVLVTGGAGFIGSHFARSLHDVYVTVLDKLTYAGNRANLDGVRHDFVHGDICDPDLLARVVPGHDLVVNFAAESHVDRSIEGAAEFMRTNALGTQTLLQACLEAGVPKVVQVSTDEVYGSIDIGSWDEAAPLRPRSPYAASKAGGDLIARAYAITYGMNVSITRCGNNYGPRQYPEKIIPLFVTRLLRGEQVPLYGDGGNVRDWIHVQDHCAGIRLVAEKGAPGEVYHIAGTAELTNRELTERLLEACGRDWDAVRQVEDRKGHDRRYSLDDRKLRALGYRPEIPFEQGLKDTVRWYAEHRDWWSGEG, encoded by the coding sequence ATGACAAGAGTCCTGGTGACGGGCGGTGCGGGATTCATCGGCTCGCATTTCGCCCGGAGCCTTCACGACGTGTACGTGACCGTACTCGACAAGCTCACCTACGCAGGCAACCGCGCCAACCTCGACGGCGTCCGCCACGACTTCGTGCACGGCGACATCTGCGACCCCGACCTGCTCGCGCGGGTCGTGCCCGGCCATGACCTGGTGGTGAACTTCGCCGCCGAGTCCCACGTCGACCGCTCGATCGAGGGCGCGGCGGAGTTCATGCGCACCAACGCGCTCGGCACCCAGACGCTGCTCCAGGCGTGCCTGGAGGCCGGGGTGCCGAAGGTGGTGCAGGTGTCCACGGACGAGGTCTACGGCTCCATCGACATCGGCTCGTGGGACGAGGCCGCGCCGCTGCGGCCGCGCTCGCCGTACGCGGCCTCGAAGGCGGGCGGCGACCTCATCGCCCGCGCGTACGCCATCACCTACGGGATGAACGTCTCCATCACCCGGTGCGGCAACAACTACGGCCCCCGCCAGTACCCGGAGAAGATCATCCCGCTGTTCGTCACCCGCCTGCTGCGCGGCGAGCAGGTGCCGCTGTACGGCGACGGCGGCAACGTCCGCGACTGGATCCACGTCCAGGACCACTGCGCCGGCATCCGCCTGGTCGCCGAGAAGGGCGCGCCCGGCGAGGTCTACCACATCGCGGGCACCGCCGAGCTGACCAACAGGGAGCTGACCGAGCGCCTGCTGGAGGCGTGCGGCCGCGACTGGGACGCGGTCCGGCAGGTCGAGGACCGCAAGGGCCACGACCGCCGGTACTCGCTGGACGACCGCAAGCTCCGGGCGCTCGGCTACCGCCCGGAGATCCCGTTCGAGCAGGGGCTCAAGGACACCGTCCGCTGGTACGCCGAGCACCGCGACTGGTGGAGCGGGGAGGGCTGA
- a CDS encoding GntR family transcriptional regulator, translating to MTLPLRPVSTVGALADALRSRVLSGEIPPGTPLPEQELAASYGVARPTVREALAVLVHEGLLRRERNRSAYVPEVTISDLDDLMYVRRPLEDLMAGAVAGRRVPRAEAALHRMAALPASAPWSESVAEHMALHEALIEAVGSPRLERLYGVLAAETRLGLVRLREVYTDRDVLIAEHRDLLDAIAEGPADSARAAVAAHLSHSWGGRH from the coding sequence GTGACGTTGCCGCTCAGACCCGTCTCCACCGTCGGGGCGCTCGCCGACGCCCTGCGCAGCAGGGTGCTGTCGGGCGAGATCCCGCCCGGCACGCCGCTGCCGGAGCAGGAGCTCGCGGCGTCGTACGGCGTCGCCCGCCCCACCGTGCGCGAGGCGCTGGCGGTGCTGGTGCACGAGGGGCTGCTGCGGCGGGAGCGCAACCGCAGCGCGTATGTCCCCGAGGTGACGATCTCGGACCTCGACGACCTCATGTACGTGCGTCGCCCCCTGGAGGACCTGATGGCGGGGGCGGTGGCCGGCCGGCGGGTGCCCCGGGCGGAGGCCGCGCTGCACCGCATGGCGGCGCTGCCCGCCTCGGCCCCGTGGTCGGAGAGCGTGGCCGAGCACATGGCGCTGCACGAGGCGCTGATCGAGGCGGTCGGCAGCCCGCGCCTGGAGCGGCTCTACGGCGTGCTCGCGGCCGAGACCCGGCTCGGCCTGGTACGCCTGCGCGAGGTCTACACCGACCGCGACGTGCTGATCGCCGAGCACCGCGACCTGCTCGACGCGATCGCGGAGGGCCCGGCGGACAGCGCGCGGGCGGCGGTCGCGGCGCACCTCAGCCATTCCTGGGGCGGGCGGCACTGA
- a CDS encoding dTDP-4-dehydrorhamnose 3,5-epimerase family protein yields the protein MDRLSIEGSWLFTPRVHTDPRGAFLEAFRAAGLPHRLDVAQVNCSVSRAGVLRGVHFADVPPGQAKYVTCASGAVLDVVVDLRAGSPGFGRWESAVLDDRTRRAVLIAEGLGHAFMALSEQATVVYLCSQPYNPGGEHGVHPLDPALGIAWPAGLEPVLSDKDAAAPSLAEALAAGLLPDYDKCREFYATLH from the coding sequence GTGGATCGCCTTTCGATCGAAGGCTCGTGGCTCTTCACCCCCCGCGTTCACACCGACCCCCGCGGCGCCTTTCTGGAGGCGTTCCGGGCCGCGGGGCTGCCGCACCGGCTCGACGTGGCGCAGGTCAACTGCTCCGTGTCGCGCGCCGGGGTGCTGCGCGGGGTGCACTTCGCGGACGTGCCGCCGGGCCAGGCCAAGTACGTGACGTGCGCGTCCGGGGCGGTCCTCGACGTGGTCGTGGACCTCCGCGCGGGCTCTCCCGGCTTCGGCCGCTGGGAGTCGGCGGTGCTCGACGACCGGACGCGCCGGGCGGTGCTCATCGCCGAGGGGCTGGGGCACGCGTTCATGGCGCTCAGCGAGCAGGCGACGGTCGTCTACCTGTGCTCGCAGCCGTACAACCCGGGCGGCGAGCACGGCGTGCACCCGCTCGACCCGGCGCTCGGCATCGCCTGGCCGGCCGGGCTGGAGCCGGTGCTGTCGGACAAGGACGCGGCGGCGCCGTCGCTCGCCGAGGCGCTCGCGGCCGGGCTGCTGCCCGACTACGACAAGTGCCGGGAGTTCTACGCCACGCTGCACTGA
- a CDS encoding glucose-1-phosphate thymidylyltransferase, producing the protein MKAIVLAGGSGTRLRPITHTSAKQLVPVANKPVLFYGLEAIAASGITELGLVVGDTHAEIEAAVGDGSAFGLQVTYLRQEAPLGLAHGVLIARDYLGDDDFVMYLGDNFVVGGISGLVERFARERPAAQIMLTKVGDPRQFGVAELDGAGRVVGLEEKPERPKSDLALVGVYLFSPAVHAAVAELKPSWRGELEITDAIQWLIEAGLRVESSVISGYWKDTGNVTDMLEVNRLVLESVEPRVAGHVDAGSELVGRVVVEPGASVERSRIVGPAIIGERARVRDSYVGPYTSLGADCSLADAEIEYSIVLPRASIAGVGRVECSLIGHDVEVTPAPNTPRAHRLVLGDHSKVQISS; encoded by the coding sequence GTGAAAGCAATCGTGCTCGCCGGGGGGTCGGGCACACGGCTCCGGCCGATCACGCACACCTCGGCCAAGCAACTCGTGCCGGTCGCCAACAAACCGGTGCTGTTCTACGGCCTGGAGGCCATCGCGGCCAGCGGGATCACCGAGCTGGGCCTGGTGGTCGGCGACACCCACGCCGAGATCGAGGCGGCGGTGGGCGACGGGTCGGCGTTCGGGCTGCAGGTGACCTACCTGCGGCAGGAGGCGCCGCTCGGGCTGGCGCACGGCGTGCTCATCGCCCGCGACTACCTGGGCGACGACGACTTCGTCATGTACCTGGGCGACAACTTCGTGGTGGGCGGCATCAGCGGCCTGGTGGAGCGGTTCGCCCGCGAGCGGCCGGCCGCGCAGATCATGCTCACCAAGGTCGGCGACCCGCGCCAGTTCGGGGTGGCCGAGCTGGACGGCGCGGGCCGGGTGGTCGGCCTGGAGGAGAAACCGGAGCGGCCCAAGAGCGACCTGGCGCTGGTCGGCGTCTACCTGTTCAGCCCGGCGGTGCACGCGGCGGTGGCCGAGCTGAAGCCGTCCTGGCGGGGCGAGCTGGAGATCACCGACGCCATCCAGTGGCTGATCGAGGCGGGGCTGCGGGTGGAGTCCTCGGTGATCTCCGGCTACTGGAAGGACACCGGCAACGTCACCGACATGCTGGAGGTCAACCGGCTCGTCCTGGAGTCGGTCGAGCCGCGCGTCGCGGGGCACGTGGACGCCGGCAGCGAGCTGGTCGGCCGGGTCGTCGTCGAGCCGGGCGCGAGCGTCGAGCGCTCCCGCATCGTCGGCCCCGCCATCATCGGCGAGCGCGCCCGCGTCCGCGACAGCTACGTCGGCCCCTACACCTCGCTCGGCGCCGACTGCTCGCTCGCGGACGCCGAGATCGAGTACTCCATCGTCCTGCCGAGGGCGTCCATCGCCGGGGTGGGCCGGGTCGAGTGCTCGCTCATCGGCCACGACGTCGAGGTCACGCCCGCGCCCAACACTCCCCGGGCCCATCGTCTGGTGCTCGGCGATCACAGCAAGGTACAGATTTCTTCATGA
- a CDS encoding DUF4910 domain-containing protein, protein MTGEEMHDLVRRLYPLCRSITGDGVRRTLEIVGERLPLAVREVPTGTEVLDWTVPKEWNVRDAYVKDASGRRVIDFRESNLHLVGYSVPVSGTYTLEELRPRLHTLPDRPALIPYRTSYYAETWGFCLSQDALERLREEDGPYEVRVESTLADGSLTYGEYVVPGRSPEEVMISCHVCHPSLANDNLAGIAVAVALASRLRAPRYTYRFLFAPGTIGAITWLALNRERLHLIAGGLTLACAGDPGALTYKRSRRGDALIDRAVTHVLRGRPHEVLDFSPYGYDERQFCSPGFNLPFGGLTRTPYAGYPEYHTSGDNPEFVTPEAMEDTLDALTRVVEVLEHERTYVNLSPYGEPQLGRRGLYGSLGGRSDTKQAQMAMLWVLNLSDGEHGLLDIADRSGLPFAAVKEAAESLLEAGLLKEKA, encoded by the coding sequence GTGACCGGCGAGGAGATGCACGACCTCGTCCGCCGGCTCTACCCGCTGTGCCGCAGCATCACCGGCGACGGCGTGCGGCGCACGCTGGAGATCGTCGGCGAGCGGCTGCCGCTGGCCGTGCGCGAGGTGCCGACCGGGACCGAGGTGCTGGACTGGACGGTGCCGAAGGAGTGGAACGTCCGCGACGCCTACGTCAAGGACGCCTCGGGGCGGCGGGTGATCGACTTCCGGGAGTCGAACCTGCACCTGGTGGGCTACAGCGTGCCGGTGTCGGGGACGTACACGCTGGAGGAGCTGCGGCCCCGCCTGCACACGCTGCCCGACCGGCCCGCGCTGATCCCCTACCGGACCAGCTACTACGCCGAGACGTGGGGCTTCTGCCTCAGCCAGGACGCGCTGGAGCGGCTGCGCGAGGAGGACGGCCCGTACGAGGTGCGCGTCGAGTCCACCCTCGCCGACGGCTCGCTGACCTACGGCGAATACGTGGTCCCCGGCCGGTCGCCGGAGGAGGTGATGATCTCCTGCCACGTGTGCCACCCGTCCCTCGCCAACGACAACCTGGCGGGGATCGCGGTGGCGGTCGCGCTGGCGTCGCGGCTGCGCGCGCCCCGCTACACCTACCGGTTCCTGTTCGCGCCGGGCACGATCGGGGCCATCACCTGGCTGGCGCTCAACCGGGAGCGGCTGCACCTGATCGCGGGCGGGCTGACGCTGGCCTGCGCGGGGGACCCGGGGGCGCTGACGTACAAGCGGAGCCGGCGCGGCGACGCGCTGATCGACCGGGCGGTCACGCACGTGCTGCGCGGGCGGCCGCACGAGGTGCTGGACTTCTCGCCGTACGGGTACGACGAGCGCCAGTTCTGCTCGCCGGGCTTCAACCTGCCGTTCGGCGGCCTGACCAGGACCCCGTACGCCGGATACCCGGAATATCACACCTCGGGGGACAACCCGGAGTTCGTCACCCCCGAGGCCATGGAGGACACCCTCGACGCCCTCACGCGCGTCGTCGAGGTGCTGGAGCACGAGCGCACGTACGTGAACCTCAGCCCGTACGGCGAGCCGCAGCTCGGCCGCCGCGGGCTCTACGGATCACTGGGCGGCCGGAGTGACACGAAACAGGCCCAGATGGCGATGTTATGGGTGTTGAACCTGTCGGACGGGGAGCACGGCCTGCTCGACATCGCCGACCGATCCGGACTGCCGTTCGCCGCCGTGAAGGAAGCGGCCGAGTCGTTGCTGGAAGCCGGGTTGCTGAAGGAGAAGGCGTGA
- a CDS encoding NAD-dependent epimerase/dehydratase family protein has protein sequence MRILLTGHQGYLGTVMAPVLAAAGHEVVGLDSGLFADCVLGPAPDDPPGHAVDLRDVPAEALAGIDAVAHLAALSNDPLGSLAPELTYDINHRASVRLARLARDAGVRRFVYASTCSVYGASGGDALVDEDAPLRPVTPYAESKVRVEDDLAGLADDDFSPVFMRNATAFGFSPRLRADIVLNNLAGHAVLTGEVRVLSDGTPWRPLVHARDIAEAFLRAVEAPRAAVHAQAFNVGTEANNVTVREIAEEVAAAVPGAKLTITGETGSDPRSYRVDFSRIRRALPGYDAGWTVKAGADELVRAYRAHGLTAPDFERRYTRLARLADRRAAGTIDAGLRP, from the coding sequence GTGCGGATTCTGTTGACCGGGCATCAGGGGTACCTGGGCACCGTGATGGCCCCGGTGCTGGCGGCGGCCGGGCACGAGGTGGTCGGCCTCGACTCCGGCCTGTTCGCCGACTGCGTGCTCGGGCCGGCCCCCGACGACCCGCCGGGGCACGCCGTGGACCTGCGGGACGTCCCGGCGGAGGCGCTGGCCGGCATCGACGCGGTCGCGCACCTGGCGGCGCTGTCGAACGACCCGCTCGGCTCGCTCGCGCCCGAGCTGACCTACGACATCAACCACCGCGCCTCCGTCCGGCTGGCGCGGCTGGCCAGGGACGCCGGGGTGCGCCGGTTCGTCTACGCCTCCACCTGCTCGGTCTACGGGGCCTCCGGCGGGGACGCGCTGGTGGACGAGGACGCGCCGCTCCGGCCGGTGACGCCGTACGCCGAGTCGAAGGTGCGGGTGGAGGACGACCTCGCCGGGCTGGCCGACGACGACTTCTCGCCGGTGTTCATGCGCAACGCGACGGCGTTCGGGTTCTCGCCCCGGCTGCGGGCCGACATCGTGCTGAACAACCTGGCCGGGCACGCCGTGCTGACCGGCGAGGTGCGGGTGCTGTCCGACGGCACGCCGTGGCGGCCCCTGGTGCACGCGCGCGACATCGCCGAGGCGTTCCTGCGGGCGGTCGAGGCGCCGCGCGCGGCCGTGCACGCCCAGGCGTTCAACGTCGGCACCGAGGCCAACAACGTGACGGTCAGGGAGATCGCCGAGGAGGTCGCGGCGGCCGTGCCCGGCGCCAAACTGACGATCACCGGCGAGACCGGCAGCGACCCGCGCTCCTACCGGGTGGACTTCTCCCGCATCCGGCGCGCGCTGCCCGGCTACGACGCCGGCTGGACGGTCAAGGCGGGCGCCGACGAGCTGGTGCGGGCGTACCGGGCCCATGGCCTGACCGCGCCCGACTTCGAGCGGCGCTACACCCGGCTGGCCCGCCTGGCCGACCGGCGGGCGGCGGGCACGATCGACGCCGGGCTCCGGCCGTGA
- a CDS encoding class I SAM-dependent methyltransferase, which yields MTTCRLCGSDELIGVVDLGATPPCELFLTADRLDAPEPTYPLHLRVCTRCWLAQLPPLITPEETFTEYAYFSSYSTSWVEHARRFVEGAGLRQDAFVVEVASNDGYLLRHVVERGVRCLGIEPSANVGRAAAEKGVPTLTGFLTPETGRRVRAEHGPADLVVANNVYAHIPDVVGFTEGLRALVADDGRVSIEVQHLLTLVELNQFDTIYHEHFQYYTVASAQRALASGGLHLVDVELLPTHGGSIRLWAQPREAPVSQRVVDVLALEKAAGLHEPSGYADFAARVAKVRRDLLRFLIDAADAGRTVVGYGAPGKGNTLLNHCGVRPDLLAYTVDRNPYKHGRYTPGSRIPIHPPERIAADRPDYVLVLPWNLRDELVEQLSYVREWGGRLVFPIPSLEVVE from the coding sequence GTGACGACCTGCCGCCTGTGCGGCTCGGACGAGCTCATCGGCGTCGTGGACCTCGGCGCCACCCCGCCGTGCGAGCTGTTCCTGACCGCCGACCGGCTCGACGCGCCGGAGCCGACCTACCCGCTGCACCTGCGGGTCTGCACGCGCTGCTGGCTGGCGCAGCTCCCGCCGCTGATCACGCCGGAGGAGACGTTCACCGAGTACGCCTACTTCTCCTCCTACTCGACCTCCTGGGTGGAGCACGCGCGCCGCTTCGTCGAGGGCGCGGGGCTGCGCCAGGACGCGTTCGTGGTCGAGGTGGCCAGCAACGACGGCTACCTGCTGCGGCACGTGGTCGAGCGGGGCGTGCGCTGCCTCGGCATCGAGCCGTCGGCCAACGTCGGCCGGGCCGCCGCCGAGAAGGGCGTGCCGACGCTCACCGGCTTCCTCACCCCGGAGACCGGCCGCCGGGTGCGGGCCGAGCACGGCCCCGCCGACCTGGTGGTGGCCAACAACGTCTACGCCCACATCCCCGACGTGGTGGGCTTCACCGAGGGCCTGCGGGCGCTGGTGGCCGACGACGGCCGGGTGTCGATCGAGGTGCAGCACCTGCTGACGCTGGTGGAGCTCAACCAGTTCGACACGATCTACCACGAGCACTTCCAGTACTACACGGTGGCCTCCGCGCAGCGCGCGCTGGCGAGCGGCGGGCTGCACCTGGTGGACGTGGAGCTGCTGCCCACCCACGGCGGCTCGATCCGGCTGTGGGCGCAGCCGCGGGAGGCGCCCGTGTCGCAGCGGGTGGTGGACGTGCTGGCGCTGGAGAAGGCGGCCGGGCTGCACGAGCCGTCCGGGTACGCCGACTTCGCCGCCCGCGTCGCCAAGGTGCGCCGCGACCTGCTGCGCTTCCTCATCGACGCCGCCGACGCGGGCCGGACCGTGGTCGGCTACGGCGCCCCGGGCAAGGGCAATACGCTGCTGAACCACTGCGGGGTGCGGCCGGACCTGCTGGCGTACACGGTGGACCGGAACCCGTACAAGCACGGCCGCTACACGCCGGGCTCGCGCATCCCGATCCACCCGCCCGAGCGCATCGCCGCCGACCGGCCCGACTACGTGCTGGTGCTGCCCTGGAACCTGCGTGACGAGCTGGTCGAGCAGCTCTCCTACGTCCGCGAGTGGGGCGGGCGGCTGGTCTTCCCCATCCCGAGTCTGGAGGTCGTGGAATGA